A genomic stretch from Falco naumanni isolate bFalNau1 chromosome 4, bFalNau1.pat, whole genome shotgun sequence includes:
- the SOCS1 gene encoding suppressor of cytokine signaling 1, whose product MVAHSKVSADNAVAADPRRLLDPPARERSQARGRPSAVQAQSNTHFRTFRSQADFSSITRASSLLDACGFYWGPLTVSAAHEKLKPEPEGTFLIRDSTQKNCFFAISVKTASGPTSIRINFQTGRFSLDGSKETFDCLFKLLEHYLSSPRKVLVTPLRKVRVQPLQELCRKSIVKTFGRENLNHIPLNPVLKDYLKSFPFQI is encoded by the coding sequence ATGGTAGCGCACAGCAAGGTGTCAGCAGATAATGCAGTTGCAGCAGACCCGAGACGTCTACTTGACCCTCCAGCACGGGAGCGTTCGCAGGCTCGAGGCCGGCCCAGCGCTGTGCAGGCACAGAGCAACACGCACTTCAGAACCTTTCGCTCGCAAGCGGATTTTAGTAGCATCACTCGAGCAAGCAGCCTGCTGGATGCCTGTGGCTTCTACTGGGGACCTCTGACTGTCAGTGCTGCCCACGAGAAGCTGAAGCCTGAGCCCGAGGGCACCTTCCTCATCAGGGACAGCACCCAAAAGAATTGCTTCTTTGCCATCAGTGTTAAGACTGCGTCTGGGCCCACCAGCATCCGGATAAACTTTCAGACTGGGCGTTTCAGCCTGGATGGCAGCAAAGAGACTTTTGACTGTCTCTTTAAGCTGCTGGAACATTACCTAAGCTCACCGAGGAAGGTACTGGTTACCCCCCTGCGCAAAGTCCGCGTGCAGCCCTTGCAGGAGCTCTGCCGGAAAAGCATTGTGAAGACTTTTGGAAGAGAGAACTTAAATCATATCCCTCTCAATCCTGTTCTAAAGGACTATCTGAAATCCTTCCCATTTCAGATATAA